A window of the Oncorhynchus masou masou isolate Uvic2021 chromosome 13, UVic_Omas_1.1, whole genome shotgun sequence genome harbors these coding sequences:
- the LOC135553280 gene encoding butyrophilin-like protein 2, producing the protein MCGMLWIAVYDSVFQFLPISRNFAQLLNNEWYNLPQDTINSLMNSIKSNVICHMPECNRYESALKSEQIASEFTIETSHVSPDPVVAVADDDVILPCSLLNFTKSAGLILKWSISNLKDPTGKDKVVHFYRDGRDSNVDQDESYRGRTSLFKELKNGNVSLKLSQVKLSDEGNYMCYILVQEPNSLVHETVIQLIVVAVSNPVISINGTKGSGVVLKCEAKSWYPKPEMNWLDSERQVLLAGSAETHRDTEGLYIVRRHVTVNKNVTNTFTCRVQLQKLNFTRETEYNVPDEMFPTVSWVWIAVPVFIVCGLVVGFMWIKYQKLRKKIGKLWLV; encoded by the exons atgtgtgggatgctctggatcgccgtgtatgacagcgtgttccagttcctgccaatatccaggaACTTCGCACAGCTATTGAATAACGAATGGTACAACCTTCCACAggacacaatcaacagcctgatgaactctatcaaatcaaatgttatctgTCACATGcccgaatgcaacaggt ATGAGAGTGCTTTGAAATCGGAGCAGATAGCCagtgaatttaccatag AGACATCTCATGTTTCGCCTGATCCCGTTGTTGCTGTTGCTGATGATGATGTCATTCTACCATGTTCCCTGTTGAATTTCACCAAGAGTGCTGGCTTGATATTGAAATGGTCGATATCCAACCTGAAAGACCCAACTGGGAAAGACAAGGTTGTCCATTTTTACCGTGACGGTCGTGATTCCAATGTGGATCAGGATGAATCCTACAGGGGAAGGACGTCACTGTTTAAAGAACTGAAGAATGGCAACGTCTCCTTAAAACTGTCCCAAGTGAAACTCTCTGATGAAGGCAACTACATGTGTTACATTCTAGTTCAGGAACCGAACAGTCTAGTTCATGAAACCGTCATTCAACTCATTGTTG TTGCTGTGTCCAACCCAGTGATCTCCATCAATGGAACCAAAGGCAGTGGGGTGGTCCTGAAGTGTGAGGCTAAAAGCTGGTACCCCAAACCCGAGATGAACTGGCTGGACAGTGAGAGACAGGTCCTCCTTGCTGGATCCGCTGAaacacacagggatacagaggGCCTCTACATTGTGAGACGCCATGTCACCGTGAACAAGAATGTCACCAACACGTTCACCTGTAGAGTTCAGCTTCAAAAGTTGAATTTTACGAGGGAGACAGAGTACAATGTGCCAG ATGAGATGTTTCCCACAGTTTCCTGGGTGTGGATTGCTGTTCCTGTTTTTATAGTTTGTGGACTTGTGGTTGGTTTCATGTGGATAAAATACCAGAAACTGAGAAAAAAGATAGGTAAGTTATGGTTGGTATAA